A region of Polycladomyces subterraneus DNA encodes the following proteins:
- the bshA gene encoding N-acetyl-alpha-D-glucosaminyl L-malate synthase BshA, translating into MRIGISCYPTHGGSGVVATELGKMMAERGHQVHFITYSMPFRLGRFHHHIHYHEVEANRYAVFKYPPYDLALANRMAQVAKIHQLDILHVHYAVPHAICAYLAKQMTGGSFRVVTTLHGTDITVLGEDPSLQDIICFGIRESDAVTAVSDDLVKQTRESFCVDSSIQRIYNFVDPRVYYPRDVSHIRAQYARPDEKLLLHISNFRAVKRVDDVVRVFEKVQRQIPARLLLVGDGPELPRVSELVNELNLDQQVVFLGKQDEVAQLISLADLLLLPSAKESFGLVALEAMACGVPAVTSNAGGLPEVVKHGETGYLADIGDVDQMAAYALELLTDPVKHRRFSENGLKRAREQFSAEKIADEYEALYRRVLAEP; encoded by the coding sequence ATGAGAATTGGCATTTCGTGTTACCCCACCCACGGGGGATCAGGCGTGGTGGCCACCGAACTGGGCAAGATGATGGCGGAGCGTGGCCACCAGGTTCATTTCATCACGTACAGCATGCCGTTTCGTCTCGGACGATTTCATCATCATATCCATTATCATGAAGTGGAAGCGAACCGTTATGCGGTATTCAAATATCCGCCCTATGATCTGGCATTGGCCAACCGGATGGCCCAAGTGGCCAAGATCCATCAATTGGACATTTTGCACGTCCACTACGCCGTCCCGCACGCTATTTGTGCATATCTGGCCAAACAGATGACCGGCGGGTCGTTTCGGGTGGTGACCACCCTGCACGGGACAGACATTACCGTATTGGGGGAAGATCCGTCACTTCAGGACATCATCTGTTTCGGCATACGGGAGAGTGATGCAGTGACGGCAGTGTCGGACGATTTGGTGAAGCAGACGCGCGAGTCGTTTTGCGTGGATTCATCCATCCAACGCATCTACAATTTCGTTGACCCGCGTGTTTACTATCCGCGCGACGTATCGCACATCCGGGCCCAATACGCGAGGCCGGACGAAAAATTGCTGCTCCATATCTCCAATTTCCGGGCCGTCAAACGGGTGGATGACGTGGTCAGGGTGTTTGAAAAAGTACAGCGCCAAATCCCCGCGAGACTGTTGCTGGTGGGCGACGGGCCGGAGTTGCCTCGGGTGTCGGAACTGGTAAATGAATTGAATTTGGATCAGCAAGTGGTCTTTCTCGGGAAACAGGACGAAGTGGCGCAGCTCATTTCCCTCGCCGATTTGCTGTTGTTGCCATCCGCTAAAGAGAGTTTCGGCTTGGTGGCGTTGGAAGCGATGGCCTGCGGCGTCCCGGCTGTCACATCCAACGCGGGCGGTTTGCCGGAAGTGGTAAAGCACGGGGAGACCGGTTACCTGGCGGATATCGGGGATGTAGACCAGATGGCGGCATATGCGCTGGAGCTGCTGACGGATCCGGTTAAACACCGGCGTTTCTCCGAAAACGGGTTAAAACGGGCGCGGGAACAGTTCAGTGCGGAAAAAATCGCGGATGAATACGAAGCGTTGTATCGGCGGGTACTGGCTGAGCCGTGA
- a CDS encoding 1-aminocyclopropane-1-carboxylate deaminase/D-cysteine desulfhydrase produces MDTHLSRYPLMWGETPLHRLHGLERVTGLKECWVKRDDLTGIAFGGNKVRKLEYLLGDALAKGCDTVITGGSPQSNHARLTAACARRAGLEPWLCFAGKHMGIQQGNLLLDHILGAEMKTTGVYGSKPLLEEMEKWAEVARQKGKKPYVVPVGGSTPIGDYGYKRAWDVLLDQLAQSGAHPESIVLAVGSGGTLAGLLAGKVLHPAPIKLIGISVWLKADELIPEVVRMANDLLAFLGSDRRLSAAEVHVEDAYIGKKYGVPSDAGNEAIRLLARSEGLFVDPIYTGKALAGLLDLFHCGKIGSRVLFWHTGGTPALFTHAHSFTREG; encoded by the coding sequence GTGGATACACATTTGTCCCGCTATCCACTGATGTGGGGAGAGACACCGCTGCACCGCCTGCACGGATTGGAGCGGGTCACCGGGCTGAAGGAATGCTGGGTCAAACGGGATGATCTGACCGGGATTGCGTTTGGTGGAAATAAGGTGCGCAAACTGGAGTATCTGCTTGGTGATGCGTTGGCAAAGGGGTGTGACACAGTCATCACCGGGGGCAGCCCGCAGTCCAACCACGCCCGGCTGACGGCAGCGTGCGCCCGGCGTGCCGGACTGGAACCGTGGCTCTGTTTTGCCGGGAAGCACATGGGCATTCAGCAGGGGAACCTGTTGTTGGATCACATATTGGGTGCGGAAATGAAAACCACCGGGGTGTACGGTTCCAAACCATTGCTGGAAGAAATGGAGAAATGGGCCGAAGTAGCACGGCAAAAAGGGAAAAAGCCATATGTGGTTCCGGTAGGTGGCTCCACGCCCATCGGGGATTACGGTTACAAGCGGGCGTGGGATGTATTGCTGGATCAGCTGGCACAATCGGGAGCCCATCCGGAATCGATCGTGCTGGCTGTCGGCAGTGGCGGTACGTTGGCCGGTCTGTTGGCAGGGAAGGTGCTTCATCCCGCCCCGATCAAACTGATCGGGATCAGTGTATGGCTGAAGGCGGATGAGCTGATACCGGAGGTTGTCCGTATGGCGAACGATCTTCTGGCTTTTCTGGGCTCCGACCGACGCCTTTCGGCCGCGGAAGTGCATGTGGAAGACGCCTACATAGGAAAAAAATATGGGGTTCCGTCAGATGCGGGTAATGAAGCCATACGCCTGTTGGCAAGGTCGGAAGGGTTGTTCGTTGATCCTATCTACACCGGCAAGGCGTTAGCGGGTCTGTTGGATCTGTTCCATTGCGGCAAAATCGGTTCCCGTGTCTTGTTTTGGCACACCGGTGGAACACCGGCGTTGTTTACACATGCCCATTCTTTTACACGGGAGGGATGA
- a CDS encoding YitT family protein, whose amino-acid sequence MKKHVKNIVLILLGAFIYSVGVNYFAVNNRLAEGGFTGLALLAHYQLGISPALFIFLVNIPLYFIGYKVFGKHTLIYTLIGTNASSLFLQLTKGWGSPLDDLLLAALYTGVLVGVGLGLIFRVGGTTGGVDIIARLLNKYFDWSIGRTFFLFDLGVLTLSYVYIGREKAMYTMVAVFVGARVVDFVVEGLNSAKAATIISNSAVSISNKITQEMNRGATLLKGRGGYTGVDKEVLYVVVNRNELPRLKQIVHSVDPYAFVVVHDVRDVLGEGFTYESPEETKMQ is encoded by the coding sequence ATGAAAAAACACGTCAAAAACATTGTACTTATCTTGTTGGGTGCATTTATCTATTCTGTCGGCGTCAATTACTTCGCCGTCAACAACCGATTAGCCGAAGGCGGATTCACCGGTTTGGCGCTGCTGGCACACTACCAATTGGGCATCTCACCGGCGCTCTTTATTTTCCTCGTCAATATCCCGCTTTATTTCATCGGGTACAAAGTATTTGGGAAACATACGCTCATCTACACCCTGATCGGTACCAATGCCTCGTCTTTGTTTTTACAACTGACCAAAGGTTGGGGTAGTCCGCTCGATGACTTGCTGTTGGCCGCCTTGTATACCGGTGTACTGGTGGGCGTCGGATTGGGGCTGATCTTTCGCGTTGGTGGAACCACTGGCGGCGTTGACATCATCGCCCGTCTACTTAACAAGTATTTCGACTGGAGCATCGGCCGAACGTTTTTCTTGTTCGACCTGGGTGTATTGACGCTGTCCTATGTGTATATCGGACGAGAAAAAGCGATGTATACCATGGTTGCGGTCTTTGTTGGCGCACGCGTCGTCGACTTTGTCGTTGAAGGATTGAATTCAGCCAAAGCAGCGACCATCATCTCCAACTCCGCCGTCTCGATTTCCAACAAGATCACCCAAGAAATGAACCGGGGTGCCACCCTGTTAAAAGGGAGAGGCGGCTACACTGGGGTGGACAAGGAAGTCCTTTACGTGGTCGTCAACCGGAACGAATTGCCCCGTCTGAAACAAATCGTCCACTCCGTCGATCCGTATGCGTTCGTGGTCGTTCACGATGTTCGGGACGTGTTGGGAGAAGGGTTTACTTACGAAAGCCCGGAGGAAACTAAAATGCAGTGA
- the dapB gene encoding 4-hydroxy-tetrahydrodipicolinate reductase — protein sequence MSEIRVAVAGASGRMGQEVVKLLHREEGMTLVSGISRSAVGQDVGEVAGIGKLGVTFIGSVEEAIAKDRPDVLVDFTTPDVVRRHAEIALEAGVRPVIGTSGLSREDLGQLDARCREKGIGAIVAPNFAIGAVLMMVFAAKASKYLPHVEIIELHHDKKLDAPSGTAVKTAELIADVRNEFRQGHPEEKETLEGARGAYYDGFRIHSVRLPGIVAHQEVLFGGPGQLLTIRHDSLNRESFMPGVKLAIEKVMEFDRLVYGLENILDL from the coding sequence ATGAGTGAGATTCGTGTCGCGGTGGCCGGGGCGAGCGGCCGCATGGGACAAGAAGTGGTGAAGTTGTTGCATCGGGAAGAAGGAATGACGCTGGTCAGTGGCATTTCCCGGTCCGCAGTGGGACAAGATGTGGGAGAAGTGGCGGGTATCGGTAAACTGGGTGTGACATTTATCGGATCGGTGGAAGAAGCGATCGCCAAAGACCGTCCCGACGTTCTGGTGGATTTCACAACACCGGATGTGGTGCGGCGTCATGCGGAAATCGCGTTGGAAGCAGGAGTTCGCCCCGTGATCGGCACCAGTGGCCTGTCGCGGGAGGATTTGGGACAATTGGATGCACGTTGTCGTGAAAAGGGCATCGGGGCGATCGTAGCGCCCAACTTCGCCATCGGCGCGGTACTGATGATGGTATTTGCGGCAAAGGCAAGCAAGTATCTGCCACATGTGGAGATCATCGAATTGCATCATGACAAAAAGCTGGATGCACCGTCAGGCACAGCCGTCAAAACAGCAGAATTAATCGCGGATGTACGGAATGAGTTTCGCCAAGGACATCCTGAGGAAAAAGAGACGTTGGAAGGAGCGCGCGGTGCTTACTACGACGGATTCCGCATCCACAGCGTACGTCTTCCCGGCATCGTGGCACATCAAGAGGTCCTGTTCGGCGGGCCGGGGCAGTTGTTGACGATCCGTCACGATTCATTGAACCGGGAGTCGTTTATGCCGGGTGTGAAGCTGGCTATTGAGAAAGTGATGGAATTTGATCGTCTGGTATACGGCCTGGAAAACATCTTGGATTTATAA
- the mgsA gene encoding methylglyoxal synthase — translation MHIALIAHDRKKEQMVNFAIAYRDILKQHHLYATGTTGRKIMEATGLHVHRFQSGPLGGDQQIGALVAENKMDCIIFLRDPLTAQPHEPDILALLRLADVHGIPVATNLAAAEVLIRSIQQGDFAWREIVNQANAREEGNA, via the coding sequence ATGCACATCGCACTGATTGCGCACGATCGAAAAAAAGAGCAAATGGTGAATTTTGCGATCGCCTATCGGGATATATTGAAGCAACACCATCTTTACGCAACAGGAACGACTGGTCGGAAGATCATGGAGGCGACAGGTCTCCATGTTCACCGGTTTCAATCGGGACCGCTCGGCGGCGACCAACAAATCGGGGCACTGGTAGCGGAAAACAAAATGGATTGCATTATTTTTCTTCGCGATCCGCTGACCGCTCAGCCGCACGAACCGGATATATTGGCATTGCTCCGGTTGGCCGACGTGCACGGCATTCCCGTGGCCACCAATCTCGCGGCGGCGGAAGTGTTGATCCGGTCGATCCAACAAGGGGATTTCGCCTGGCGGGAAATCGTGAATCAAGCTAATGCCAGAGAGGAGGGAAACGCATGA
- a CDS encoding nucleotide pyrophosphohydrolase, whose amino-acid sequence MDRKTMYDMQQEVDRYIRQFKEGYFQPLSMLARMTEEVGELAREVNHRYGEKPKKEGEAENSIDMELGDILFIIICFANSLGIDLEEAFDRVMHKYNTRDANRWTRIETNTEA is encoded by the coding sequence ATGGATCGTAAAACGATGTACGACATGCAACAAGAAGTGGATCGATATATTCGTCAGTTCAAGGAAGGGTATTTTCAACCGTTGTCCATGTTGGCCCGCATGACGGAGGAAGTGGGCGAGCTGGCGCGGGAAGTGAATCACCGCTACGGAGAAAAGCCGAAAAAAGAGGGTGAAGCAGAGAACAGCATCGACATGGAATTGGGTGATATCCTGTTTATCATCATTTGTTTCGCCAATTCACTCGGTATTGATTTGGAAGAGGCGTTTGACCGCGTCATGCACAAATATAACACACGAGATGCCAATCGTTGGACCCGCATCGAAACGAACACTGAAGCATGA
- the bshB1 gene encoding bacillithiol biosynthesis deacetylase BshB1, producing MTVNQRVDILAFGAHPDDVEIGAGGILAKHQAQGFSVAICDLTAAELSSNGTVELRRQEAEKAASVLGLTERINLGFPDRGLKGTEEQIRRMTEVIRRLRPRIVLAPYSEDRHPDHVACSRMVKEAVFDAGIRNRKVDGDWPAHRVEQVFHYFINDVGPADVIVDITDVYERKMEAIQAYASQFDRSQGEVDTPLNHPSYLAMIRGRDQLWGHQIRTLYGEGLAKTRPLAMDRLL from the coding sequence ATGACGGTCAACCAACGTGTGGACATTTTGGCATTCGGTGCCCATCCGGATGATGTGGAAATTGGAGCGGGCGGCATTTTGGCCAAACATCAGGCCCAAGGGTTTTCGGTGGCGATTTGCGATCTAACAGCAGCGGAGCTTTCCTCCAATGGAACGGTGGAATTGCGCCGACAGGAGGCAGAAAAAGCCGCTTCCGTCCTTGGTCTGACCGAACGGATCAATCTCGGATTTCCTGACCGAGGGCTGAAAGGTACGGAAGAACAGATTCGACGCATGACTGAGGTGATCCGACGATTGCGCCCGCGCATCGTGTTGGCTCCGTACAGTGAGGACCGTCATCCTGACCATGTGGCCTGCAGCCGAATGGTGAAGGAAGCAGTGTTTGACGCCGGGATCCGCAACCGGAAAGTGGACGGGGATTGGCCTGCCCATCGGGTGGAACAAGTGTTCCATTACTTTATCAACGATGTTGGGCCGGCGGACGTCATCGTCGATATCACTGATGTCTACGAACGAAAGATGGAGGCGATCCAGGCCTATGCCAGTCAGTTTGACCGCTCTCAGGGTGAAGTGGATACGCCACTCAATCATCCCAGTTATTTGGCAATGATTCGGGGACGGGACCAACTTTGGGGCCATCAAATTCGCACATTGTACGGGGAAGGATTGGCTAAGACCCGTCCGTTGGCGATGGATCGGCTCCTATGA